The Pedosphaera parvula Ellin514 region TTCACCCAACTTTCAGCCTCAGTCCACCTCAGGATTCATGGATTTCGCGTTTGGTGTGCGGTACCAGATTTTCAAAGAAGACGAATCAGTTTCTCCATGGCAGCCTACTCTCACCTTCCGGGCCGGGGCCGTGTTGCCGGGCACTTACGCTCAGGATTTTCCTTTTGCACCTGGAACCCGTTCGACGGCAGTGGAACCGGAAATTCTTATCCGGAAGCATTTCGGCTGGCCGGGACTTGGCGTTTACGGCGACGGGCTCTTTCGTTGGAATCGGACCACACACAACGACCAGTACATCGTTTCGACCGGACTGTTCCAACAGATTAAGGGGTGGGAATTGAATGTAGGCTATCGCCATCTGGGAACGATCACCGGTGAAGACATTGTTTTAAACCCGGACCGCTCGATTTTCTATCCCAGGATGCTGCGTGAAAACAGCGATTCAAGTGAAGCCGGATTCAGTTATACCACTTCCAAGCGGCAAATCCAGTACGGCTTCTATACCCGCTCAGTTTGGGGCGGGTCGAACACAGACGGAAAATTTTGGTTTGGAGGTTATGTCAACGTCCCTTTTGGAGGTAAGTAGCTTTTTTGGGAGCAATTGCAAAATCTTCACCTGCCTGGGCCGGCAGAAGTGAAAAGATTTGAATTATGTCTTGGTTTTCGGCAACTCTTCGCGGCCGGCAAATCGGGTATACTTTGCCACCGCCTGGGCTCTGGAACGCACGTGCAGCTTCTCGTAAACGCGGCGAATATAGGTATTCACCGTCGCCACGCTGATGTTTAAGTTTTCGGCAATTTCCTTGTACAGGTAGCCTCGGGCGAGCAAATCGAGCACCTCTTGTTCACGATTCGACAACTCATCAGCTTCGGATGCATGAGGCCTGGTTTGTTGGAAGGATTGAACGACTCGGCGGGCAATATTGCTGGCCATGGGCGAGCCACCACGGTTGACTTCCTGGAGAGCTGCCAGCAACTCAGGACGGGGTGTCTGTTTCAATAAGTACACCTGTGGCACCAGCGGCGAGAGCGTTGAAGATGTGATCCGCATCTTCGTAAACTGTAAGCATAACGAATTGCGTATCCGGCAGAATGCCCTTCAAGCGACGGACACATTCGACACCATTCATTCCGGGGAGGTTGATGTCCATGAGCACCACGGCAGGCTGCTCCTTTGGCAGGATTTCGAGGGCACTTTCAGCTGATCCATGATCGCTGAGAAAGCGGAATCCCTCAGCACGAGCGATCCAACCGGCGAGAACCTTGCGAGCCTGGGTGTCGTCTTCAACGATGGATACGGTCATTGCCATAAATTTTTTTACGTCTTTTGATCAGGGCAGGCGAATTATGGGTTCAAACTTTTATTAGCTTCAGTGCCTGATCGTATAGTCAAGTTGCTCTGTCAAAATCAATGTTGCAAGACTCCGGCGGTTGCAAACAACCCTATTTCAAATCAAAACGCCAGTCGGTCTATCCAACAACACGGATTAAATAGAAGCTACCATGACGTGACGGAAATGTGTTGTCATCAAAATAGACTACAGTTGGCCGGTTGTGACATGAGTTTTGATCACATTGAAAGGCGCCGTTAATACCAAATCTAGATTTCTTCGGAACGATTTCCTTGGGATCAAAGACTTGCAGATTTTGCTGGATTTCGGGTTGTTTTATCCAATACTTAGCTACAAGAGCGCCCCAGATCCTTTCGAAACATTCGTCATGCGTAAGCTTTTGCTGATCATTTGTACAATCGTGCTGCCTTGGATAGGGGGTGGTGGCGCTTTGGCATCCTCTCCTTATGGACTCGATGTCCGTGAGCAGATGGGTGTTTTCCTGAATAATCATCTGCCGCCAGTTTCGGTTGATGCTTCAGGCGGATGGGTGACGGTTCCAGCATTTCCAAACCTCACCTTCGAGGATCCCACCTTTCTGACCCGCGCACCGGGAACAAGCAGGCTTTACGTTTGCGGTCGGCAGGGGATCATCTGGTTTTTTGTCAATGAT contains the following coding sequences:
- a CDS encoding helix-turn-helix transcriptional regulator translates to MKQTPRPELLAALQEVNRGGSPMASNIARRVVQSFQQTRPHASEADELSNREQEVLDLLARGYLYKEIAENLNISVATVNTYIRRVYEKLHVRSRAQAVAKYTRFAGREELPKTKT
- a CDS encoding response regulator transcription factor; its protein translation is MAMTVSIVEDDTQARKVLAGWIARAEGFRFLSDHGSAESALEILPKEQPAVVLMDINLPGMNGVECVRRLKGILPDTQFVMLTVYEDADHIFNALAAGATGVLIETDTPS